Genomic segment of Mycoplasmopsis edwardii:
GTTGTAACAACAATTGATGTTATGAAAACAATTAAGAATACAATTAAGAATAAAACTGATGGTCAACTCATAAAGAATCTTTTAAAGATTTCGATTACAAGTTTTTTTGGTTTACCAGCAACGTTAGCAAAGTTGTTTGTTTTAGGAGCAAAATTAAATGGATTTTCGATACTATCAATATTGATTTTGTATTTTTTGTTAAATTCCTTTGATGTCATTTTGTCCTCCTTTTGCTTTTCTTAATTTAAATTCTTGATTTCTTTTATATGATCTAACGAACATATTGAAGTAACTAAATCCTGATTTAGATGAATATTTAATTCTAGGATCTAAGATCGTATATGATACGTCAACTACAATTGTAGTCATGATTCCTAAGAATGTGAAGAACACAGTATTGAACATAATAATGTTAATTTCACCTTTAGGGAATGATTGCGCAATAATTTGTGAAGTACCTGGGATTGATCAATATGTTTCAATAACAATTCCCCCTGTTAATAATCCAATGTATGAAGGGATCAATAAAGCAGCTAATGGAATTGAAATATTTCTTAAAACATATTTGAAGAAAATTTCTGATGTACTTAATCCTTTTGATTTAGCAATAAGTACATAATTTGATGTAAGAACTGTAATAACTTGGTTACGTGTATATGTGATGTATGAAGATAATGATCCTAATACAACGATTAAAATTGGTGGTAATCAAGATAGTACAATTTGCCCTGTTGAATAAACTTGTGAACTTTGTGAACTAAATGGGTTAATAAAACTTGGAATTACATTTAGTTTAAGTAAGATTGAGATTAAAATAGGTGCAATAATGAATGATGGAAGTGCAATAAAGATAAGTGAGAACATATTGATACCTGCATCAAATAATGTTCCTCTTTTGTATCCTGCAATAATTCCTAATGTAATTCCTAGTGCCGCACTGATAAAGAAGGCAGGCACTGTGATGATAACTGAGAATTTAAGATATTTGAAGAATAATTCTGAAATTGATTTAGTTTGTGTTATTGTGAAGATATTTGAGTCATAAGGAATACCAAATGGGTTTTCTTTATTTGTGAATATATCAGATAATCAATATCAAAATCTAACAAATGGACTTATTTTGTATGTTGTTCATACATCTTTGTATTGATCATATTTACCTTCTCAATTTGATGGTAAAAAGTGATACTTAACAGAGTCATCAAAAAGTTTTCTTAATAATTCTTTTGTAGATTGTGAATTACCTTCTTGTGCAGCACCATGCGCTTTTTCAACGAATGGATTAATTGAAAATTGTGCTGTTAAAACATAAACAACAAAAATAATAATTAATAGCGTTAAAATAGCAAAACCGATACGCTGTAGAATATATTTAAGCATCTTTTTCCTTTCCTTTATTAAAACAAGAAACAATTAACCCTAAAGTTAATTGTATTTGTTATATTATTTTTTCACTAAGAATGATGAGTAATCATCAAATGGTAAATCTGTTTCTGGAACGATGTAGTTAGGGTTAACTAATCTGTTTGAAATAGCTTCTTGTAATACACCTAAGTGTGGGTTCACAAGTAATCCAACTAAGTTTGTTGCTTCTGAAGTTAATTTGATTAAATCTTCTTTTGAAAGCGCATTTTGTGCGTTTGTGTTTAATCATAATAAGAATTGTGAAGATAAATCACCTGCTGATATGTAGTTTGTTGAATCTGAATTTGAATCAATTTCTACTAATTCAATTTGTCCATTTTCTGTACCTTCTTTAACTTTATAATTACCTAAGTAATCTGAAAAGTCATATAAGTATTTATTAGCTAATTTTCCTCATACATCAAGTGGGATAGATAATTTTAAGTTGTTTTCTGTGATGTATTGTTGTAATTTTTCAGCAGCTTTAACCAATGTAGGGTAAGCTAAAGCTAATTTTGCTTTGTAAGCTTCATCTGTTGCAATTGTAGCTAAAACTGGAAGTAATTGGAAGTTTCATGATTTCCCATCTAATGAAGCGTTAATTAATTCATAGTCGGCTGATCATCCAACAATTTTTGTTGGAGCTGGGTTATTAATGTAGTAACTTAATAATTGTTCTCTATCTTTAATAATTGAATATTTTACTTCAAATTTTTCTGGGTAAAGTGAGTTTAATACTGCTACTTGTTGTTCGGCTGCTAAAGCAACTTTTGCATTTAAGTTAATGAATCTTGATAAAACTGTGATAACAATTTTTGAGTTTTTTGGATCACTTGCTAAATCTGAGTTATTTTCATAGAATTCATCAACAAGTTTTTTGAAACGAGCTTTTAAGACATCGTAAGCTGCAGATTTATATTTATCTTTAGCTTGTTTTCCAACTGTATCATTTTCACTTTGTCATAATTCTGATCCTAAGTTTCCACCTAAGTCAAGTCTTTGATTTGTTTCTTTAGCAACGACGAATAATTCATTCATTGCATCAACATTTTGTCTTGGTGTGTTTCCTTGGATTGTTGGAGAGTTTTCGATTTTAAGATCTGGAGCAGCACCTGATAATCATGCATAAACTTGTTCTGGTGAAGAAGCTTCTTTAGCTGAATGATCTCAGTTAATAACTGCTGTTAAAATGTTTCTAAATTCAGCAGCTGCACCTGTTGTTGCATGTTTTAATGTGTTTTGAGCTCTACCTGCTTTAACATCAGCTAATGAGGCACCTCAAACTAATCTTGTATATGCATCATTTACGTATTCTGCTGTATCTTTTGGATTATGTGCACTATTTGGAACTAATGAACCAAAGAAGTATCCTACTGTATTTTTTGTTTGTCTTGATTGGGTTTTAGTTAAACCAAAAACATCTTTTTTACTTTTAATTAATGATTGTGTTTTTGGATCAAGTTGAGAGAATGAAATTGCTGCTGTTGTTCCGGCTTTGAATGAGTTAAAGTCTTCAACTTTAAATGCACCTGCTTCAACTGTTTGAGTTTTGTAAACTGATTCAATAACTTTAATTCTTGCTGGATTATTAGCATATTCCTGATCAATGTAATTTTCATTTAATAATCATTTTTCTGATAATTCATTAGCATTATATCCTTTGTAGTAGTATCTACCAGCATATAATGTAGCATTGTTTGTTAATCCATATCAGTAAATTCCTGTTTGTTTTGTTAAACCATTTGCAGCACTAATTTTTTCTTTAACACTTGCTTCTTCAGATTCGTTTGCTAAAGCAAATCCCTTTAATGAAGCAAGGTCATTATTTTTCTCGTCAATGTATTGACTTGGTGCAGGAACAAATTCATAGTTTCCGTATAAAATTCCTTTAAAGAATTCTGAGAATGAGACGTCTTTCGAAGCATCTTTTTTGTTAAATACTAAGTAGTTTTTACCATCTTCATTTTTAATAAATTCATCTTCTTTAATTAATTTATCAAAATCAATGTTGTAAAGGTTGTATAAGTATTTATTTGTATATGTTGCTTCTTTTTTATACATTGATTCACTATTAGGAATAATTGATTTTGCAGCTGTATCAAGTTCAGCATTTCCTCCATTATTTCAACGGTAAGCTGTGTCATTTGATAAGTATGTTCTTAAAATTCCATAGTAGAAGTCTCTAGCGACAACATTGTATTTTGTTTTTTTTCCGTTAGCATCAATTCAGTGTGAAGATTCATCAACTTCAATTTTGACTGATGAAGCTTTATCTAAGTTTTTAAAGAATTCTGGGTGGTTGATTGATTTTACATCACTACTTGTTAACGGAACAACTGATGATGGATAGTATTTTCCATCGATTGTTGGACCACCTAATGGATCAACTTTATCATTGTCATAAACAATTTCTTGTCCATTTACTACTATTTTAATAGCTTTTGCATATTCTAATTTTCATTTACTTGTTGATGGTTTTGTTACATATGTTTTTGTAACTTGATCAATTTTATTTTCAGCAAGTTCCACTTGTTCATGGAATTCTGCTTTTCCTTCTGGTTCATATCTGAATAATAA
This window contains:
- a CDS encoding ABC transporter permease, encoding MLKYILQRIGFAILTLLIIIFVVYVLTAQFSINPFVEKAHGAAQEGNSQSTKELLRKLFDDSVKYHFLPSNWEGKYDQYKDVWTTYKISPFVRFWYWLSDIFTNKENPFGIPYDSNIFTITQTKSISELFFKYLKFSVIITVPAFFISAALGITLGIIAGYKRGTLFDAGINMFSLIFIALPSFIIAPILISILLKLNVIPSFINPFSSQSSQVYSTGQIVLSWLPPILIVVLGSLSSYITYTRNQVITVLTSNYVLIAKSKGLSTSEIFFKYVLRNISIPLAALLIPSYIGLLTGGIVIETYWSIPGTSQIIAQSFPKGEINIIMFNTVFFTFLGIMTTIVVDVSYTILDPRIKYSSKSGFSYFNMFVRSYKRNQEFKLRKAKGGQNDIKGI
- a CDS encoding OppA family ABC transporter substrate-binding lipoprotein, with the translated sequence MKRKFLLLGSFLASAALPLAVLSCSPSQQSEVTSTFGSYAKEGIYPIRYNSIFQLRRGQTDTSFSSGSWTAGPEITTLGLLFRYEPEGKAEFHEQVELAENKIDQVTKTYVTKPSTSKWKLEYAKAIKIVVNGQEIVYDNDKVDPLGGPTIDGKYYPSSVVPLTSSDVKSINHPEFFKNLDKASSVKIEVDESSHWIDANGKKTKYNVVARDFYYGILRTYLSNDTAYRWNNGGNAELDTAAKSIIPNSESMYKKEATYTNKYLYNLYNIDFDKLIKEDEFIKNEDGKNYLVFNKKDASKDVSFSEFFKGILYGNYEFVPAPSQYIDEKNNDLASLKGFALANESEEASVKEKISAANGLTKQTGIYWYGLTNNATLYAGRYYYKGYNANELSEKWLLNENYIDQEYANNPARIKVIESVYKTQTVEAGAFKVEDFNSFKAGTTAAISFSQLDPKTQSLIKSKKDVFGLTKTQSRQTKNTVGYFFGSLVPNSAHNPKDTAEYVNDAYTRLVWGASLADVKAGRAQNTLKHATTGAAAEFRNILTAVINWDHSAKEASSPEQVYAWLSGAAPDLKIENSPTIQGNTPRQNVDAMNELFVVAKETNQRLDLGGNLGSELWQSENDTVGKQAKDKYKSAAYDVLKARFKKLVDEFYENNSDLASDPKNSKIVITVLSRFINLNAKVALAAEQQVAVLNSLYPEKFEVKYSIIKDREQLLSYYINNPAPTKIVGWSADYELINASLDGKSWNFQLLPVLATIATDEAYKAKLALAYPTLVKAAEKLQQYITENNLKLSIPLDVWGKLANKYLYDFSDYLGNYKVKEGTENGQIELVEIDSNSDSTNYISAGDLSSQFLLWLNTNAQNALSKEDLIKLTSEATNLVGLLVNPHLGVLQEAISNRLVNPNYIVPETDLPFDDYSSFLVKK